The Amycolatopsis jiangsuensis nucleotide sequence AACCCGAACCCGGTGCACTCCATTCGCAACCGGCCGGGCTGGTCGGTCAACCACCGCATCGGCGCCGAGAGTCGGGCCGGGTGCATGGGATCGGCGGCCCGCTGGACGCCGGTTGTCCGGTCGACGTCGCCCCTGCCGAACAGCTCTTCTTCCAGCTCGCGGCGTAGCGTGGCGCCGATCCGCGCGTCGGCGCGTTGATCGGCGAGCGGCCCGTGGAAGCTCTTCGGGATGACGGCCAGCCTGCGAGCCGCGTTCACCACGTGCCGCGAGCGCTCCTGCACCAGCAGGAGGTAGTCCGCTTCACCGCGGAACGGATCGGCGGGCCGTGCGATCGCCGTCAACGCGAGGACGCCACCAGCGCAAAGCCGTCCCGGAAGGTCGAGCACGGCCTGAAGATCCGGCAGGTACCGGTCCCGGAGCGGCATCCGACCCGGTTGTACCGCGCGGCTATGGTGTAGCTCCCGTTCGAGAAGGTCCATGCTCAGGGCGTACTCGACGAACGGCACCACGTGGACGTCGCCGCCGACCATTTCCGGTCGGATCTGCACGTCCGTGAGCCGATACAGCGGCACGTCCGCGATGCGCACGTCGTCGGCCGCGGCTTCGGCCAGCCGCCGAACCGCCCCGACTTCGTCGACCGGCTCACGTGCCGCATTCTCGTTGGCAGACAACACAATCCGGTCGTTCTCGGCCGTCAACGGACAAGCAAGGTCCAGCCAGTCCGGCCGGGTCAGGACGCTGGTCGCGACCTCAACCTGTCCGCAGCGCGCGGCATACAGCACATGCCCGGGAACCGAGTCGCTGTAATAGTTCGCCAAGGCGGCTGCAACCCGACTCCGACCGACCGGCGCGTCGGAATGCGGCTTCACCGACGCGGCGATTGCCACGCGTCCGCGTGCAGTGCCGGGAGACCACCCAGCGTGCCGATCCAGCCAGCCGAACGCAGGCTCAAGCGCCGAGCCAAGCTCCGCCGTCCCGTTCGGCGGATGCAGGCCGATCAGTTCGCGCAGCTCGTCTGCGGTGCGGCCGAGAACCTTGGCCAGCTTCGGCCACTGGTACGGCAGGGGCGCGTAGTCGCCGGCTTCCCACCGGATGACCGTCGTGCGGTCGACGCCCATTACCCCGGCAAGGTTCTCCTGAGTCAGCCCGGCCGCCTTACGCGCTGAAACAAGCTCCTTGCGCCGACGAACGCTGACCACTCGACCACCTCATCCCGGTTGACGTGATCAGAGCGTAGCAGCTGTCATTGCAGGTAAATGCTCCAAGTGCCACATCCCCGCCGCGAAACATCAACGTTTCCGCTCTGGGCCGCGCCCGCCTCTCCGGATTGGATGATTTCAACAGATCCAAAGACCAGGGGGTGGATGTGACCAGCGGCGAACACGGCTCGCGCTTGTACGTGACCTGGTACCGCTGCGTGGCCGACAACCTGGACCACGCCGTCACCGACGACGCTCTAGCCGATGGCATTGCGCGCTACGAAGGCTGCTACCGCACGCTCTGCGGCCGCGATGTGCTGTTCCACTCCTGCCTGATGCCTCCCGGTCGGCCGTGCGCTACCTGCAAGTCGCTGGTCTGGCTCCGCACGGCCCCGCCGTCGGCCGAACCCTCGTCCCATCGCAAGCCGTCGTGCTGGCGTCGCGTCTTCGGCCGTCTCCAGACTCCGGCTGTCCTGCTGCC carries:
- a CDS encoding helix-turn-helix transcriptional regulator, which encodes MVSVRRRKELVSARKAAGLTQENLAGVMGVDRTTVIRWEAGDYAPLPYQWPKLAKVLGRTADELRELIGLHPPNGTAELGSALEPAFGWLDRHAGWSPGTARGRVAIAASVKPHSDAPVGRSRVAAALANYYSDSVPGHVLYAARCGQVEVATSVLTRPDWLDLACPLTAENDRIVLSANENAAREPVDEVGAVRRLAEAAADDVRIADVPLYRLTDVQIRPEMVGGDVHVVPFVEYALSMDLLERELHHSRAVQPGRMPLRDRYLPDLQAVLDLPGRLCAGGVLALTAIARPADPFRGEADYLLLVQERSRHVVNAARRLAVIPKSFHGPLADQRADARIGATLRRELEEELFGRGDVDRTTGVQRAADPMHPARLSAPMRWLTDQPGRLRMECTGFGFNLVSGNYEVASLVVIEDEEFWPRFGGDVEANWEAAGLRQYSTLDGDLITELIGDETWSNEGLFAFLQGLRRLSEIGGERVRIPAVELGR